DNA from Mycobacterium bourgelatii:
CCCACGGTAGATGCCCCGCAAGCCAACCGTTTTGGGTGCGGTCAGGTGGAACGTCTGGCCATCGCGCCCCTCGGCGTGCATCAACTCCACCAATGCGTTGACGACGTAGTCGACCGGGACGACATTGGTCCGTCCGGTGTCCGGCAACATCATCGGGGTGAATGAGGGCAACACCGCCAGCTTGGCCAGCAGGCCGAAAAAGTAGTAAGGGCCGTCGATCTTGTCCATCTCGCCGGTTCTCGAATCACCCACCACCACCGCCGGACGGTAAATGCGGTGCCGCAGCCCAGCAGTCGAACGCACCAAGGCTTCGGATTCGAACTTCGTCTGGTGATACGGAGTCGGCAGTCGCTGGCCGACGTCGAAATCCGCCTCGGTGTATTCGCCCGCGAAATCACCGGCGACGGCGATGGACGAGACGTGGTGCAAGGTGGCCCCGAGTCGCTGTGCCAGTGCGATGACGGCGCGGGTGCCTTCGACGTTGACGGCCCGCTGTTCGGCGTCGCCGGCGGTGATGTCGTAGATCGCCGCGCAGTGCACCACGTGGTCTATCTGGTCGAGTTCGGCCAGCGTCTCCTCGGTCAGTTGCAGGTCGGGCAGCTCGCCGACCAGCGGCCGCGCTTGTTCACCCCACTGGGGGTTGCGGGAGGCGAGGCGCTCGAAGCGGCCCAGCGACTGACGGCGGACCAGCACCCAGACCTGAGCATCGGGGTGGACGTCCAGCAGACGGGATACGACGCGGCTACCAATAAACCCGGTACCGCCGGTAACGACATACCGCATGCCTCATCGTGGCGGCCCGTGGCCGCACACGTCAACCGTGAGATTCGACTCAGCTGAAGCTGCGGACGCCGTCCCACTCGACCAGCGTCCAGCCCGTCGCCGGGCTGCCGGTGATCACGACTCGGCCGATGTTGGGCAGCGGGTGGCTGGTCAACAGGCTTTCCTTGGGGTTCTTGGCGTTCATCAGCGTCCACACCATGATCGCCGTGCCCTGGGCGATTACGACCGGCTTGTTGTGGCCGCTGTCGTAGATCTGTCGGACCGCGGAGGCGAATTCGGAATTGAACTTGGTGCCGCTGATCGATCCCGGGACGCTGTTCTCGACGTCCCCGTTGACCCATGAGGCCGGCGCCAACATGTAGGTCGTACTGGCCGTCGACTCCGGCTCGCCGTTGAACCAGCCGGCGTTGATCGGCTTGAGGCCGTCCAGGATTTGGGCTTGCCTACCGGACTCGCTCGCCAGCGGTGCTGCGGTCTGCTGGTCGGCGGCCGCGGGCGAGGTGTAGATGCTGTCGAAGTCGTTGCGCTTGATCTGGTGGGCGAGCTGCTGGGCCTGCCCCTTGCCTTCCTCGGTGAGGCTGGGGCCGGGTACGGCGGTGTCGATGATTCCGTCGGCGTTGGCTTGGGATTGGGCGTTGCGGATGAAGGTCAAGGTGATGCTGCGTGCCTCTGGGCTCCCGCTGCCGCAGGCGCCGACGATAAGTGTGGCGGCCAGCACAGCGGCCGTCTTCCAGATCAGGGTGCGCTTCGCCATGGCGCATAGCCTGCCCTGCCGACACCGTCTGTGGGAAGAGTTTGCGATGGTTGGGTGCGAAAAAGCGTGATTTTGAAATCGAGAGGAGACTTGGATGGCGATTGACCCGAGCGCCATTGGTGCGGTGACCGAGCCGATGTTGTTCGAGTGGACCGACCGGGACACCCTGCTTTACGCGCTTGGTGTCGGTGCAGGGGTTGACGACCTAGCCTTCACCACCGAGAACAGTCACGGGATTCCGCAGCAGGTACTGCCGACCTACGCGGTGATCTGCTGCCCGGCCTTCGGGGCGGCCGGATTGATCGGCAGCTTCAATTGGGCACTGCTGCTGCACGGTTCGCAGACCGTACGGCTGCACGCGCCGTTGCCGCCGGCGGGCAAGCTGTCGGTGGTCTCCGAGGTTGCGGACCTGCAGGACAAGGGTGAGGGCAAGAACGCGATCGTGGTGCTACACGGCCGCGGGACCGATCCGGACTCGGGCAAGCTGATCGCCGAGACGATCACCACGCTGGTGCTGCGGGGCGAGGGCGGCTTCGGGGGCGAGAAGGGGGAACGACCGGCTGCGCCGGAGTTTCCCGATCGCGAGCCCGACGCGCGCATCGACCTGCCGACGCGTGAGGACCAAGCGCTGATCTACCGGTTGTCCGGTGACCGCAATCCGCTGCACAGCGACCCCTGGTTCGCCAAGGAGCTGGCCGGGTTCCCCACGCCGATCCTGCACGGGTTGTGCACCTACGGCGTCTCGGGTCGCGCCCTGGTGGCCGAACTGGGCGGCGGCCAGGCCGCCAACATCACCTCGATCGCCGCGCGGTTCACCAAGCCGGTATTCCCCGGCGAGACGCTGAGCACCCTGATCTGGCGGACGGAACCGGGCAAGGCCGTCTTCCGCACCGAAGCGTCTGGCGCACAAGGCCAGGAGGCCCGCGTGGTGCTGGACGACGGTGAAGTGGAGTACGTGGCGAGTTAGCCCGGCTTGCGTCTGCTCGGCGGAGTCAGACCGTCATTCCGTTCCGGCCGTCGTTGACGCCGTTGACCCCGCTGCCGCCGGTGCCGCCGATGCCGACGCCACCGCCGCCGCCCCCGTCGTTGCCGAAGGTGTCGTTGTTGGCGCCGTCGCCGCCTGCCCCTCCGAGTGCACCGGTGGTGCCGGCGACGCCGTTGCCGGTGCCGTCGTCGGTGTTGGCGATACTGCCGCCGCCGCCACCGCCGCCCACACCGTTGTTCCCTCCGCCACCGCCGGCGCCGCCGGTACCGGCAGCGGAGACGATCGGTGTTTGGCTGACGGTGGCGAGGGTGTTGCCACCGGCGCCCCCGCTGCCTCCAGCGCTGGACGAAGAGCCGGCCCCACCGCCACCACCGCCGCCGCCAGCGACACCCTCGCCCTTGCTGCTGCCGTTGCTAGTGGCGAAGGCACCGCCGCCACCGCCGCCGCCGGCCCCACCCGATCCGCCAGTGCTGCCAGAGGCGGCCGCACCGCTACCGCCGCCACCGCCGACGCCGCCAAAACCTTCGCTTGAGGGCGGGTTGCCATTGTGCGCGTGGCCGCCCTTACCGCCGCCACCGCCGGTGCCGCCCTGGCCGCCGGTCCCGCCGGTGCCACCCGTTCCGACATCGCCGCCGGTGCCGCCCGCGCCGCCGCCACCGCCACCGCCGCTGTAAAGGTTGTCGAAGATGCCAAGGGCATCGCCGCCGCCTCCGCCGGTGCCGCCTCCGCCGCCGACGCCGCCCGTGCCATTGGTTCCGACGCCGCCGATGACGTCACCGCCGACGCCGCCCACGCCGCCCCGGCCGCCGTCGCCGCCCTGGCCGGCGAGCTTCTGCCCGGCGACCGGATCCACCGAGGTGGCCCCGCCCTTTCCGCCGGTGCCGCCCTTTCCGCCGGTTCCGCCTACCCCACCAGTGCCGCCGTCGGTCGCAGTGCCGCCGGCTCCGCCCGCTCCGCCGGCGCCGCCATGCCCTCCGTTACCGCCGTTGGGGTTCGCGACTGCGGCAGCGCCTGCACCGCCGGCGCCACCGGCGCCGCCGGTGCCGCCCGTGCCGCCGGTGCCTCCGCCGCTGCCGCCGATGCCCGCTCCGCCCGCTCCGCCCTGGCCGCCATTGCCGCCGGCGGTGCCGTTCATGCCGTTACCGCCGTCGCCGCTGCCGTCGTCGCCTTGGTGTCCGGCCCCGCCGGTTCCGCCGGTGCCACCGGTGCCGCCTTTGCCGTTGGCACCATCGCTACCGCCGGTGCCGCCGCTACCGACCAGTCCACCCTCGCCGGCAGCGCCGCCCTTGCCGCCGGTGCCGCCCGCCGTGGCGTTGTCAACGCCGTCGGAGGCCCAGCCCGTGCCACCCTTGCCGCCCTGGCCGCCGCTGCCGCCGAGCCCGCCCTTGCCATTGATGCCGCCGGCGGAGCTGCCACCTTGCCCGCCTTTGCCGCCCGCGGCGCCGTCGCCTCCGGTGCCCCCGTTCTCGCCGCTGTTCGCGGCGGTGGCCCCCTGCGCGCCGGCGCCACCGGTGCCGCCTTTACCACCGGTGCCGCCGGTTCCCGTGGCACCGGCGCTGCCTCCGCTGCCTCCGGTCCCGGCCGCTCCACCCGTGCCAGCGGCGCCGCCCTGACCACCCGTGCCGCCGGCGGTTGCGTCGTTAGCACCCGAGTCGGCACGGCCGGTGCCGCCCTGGCCACCGTTCCCGCCGGTTCCCCCGACCCCGCCGGATCCGTTGGTGCCGCCATTGCCAGAGCCGCCCTGACCGCCCTGGCCGCCGGCCCCGCCGAGGCCGCCGACGCCGCCGGTCTGGGTGTTATCTGGGGCCGTAACACCCTGGGATCCGTTGCCGCCGGTGCCACCGGTGCCGCCGGTTCCTCCAGTCCCTGAGCTGCCTGCGATTCCCGAGCCGAGAGTGCCGGTGCCCGGGGCGCCGGCGGTGCCCGCGGCGCCACCTTGACCGCCGGTGCCGCCGGTGCCGCCGGGGTTGCCACTGCCGGTGGCGTTGAATCCGGTGCCGCCGATTCCGCCGCTGCCGCCGTTGCCGGCGGCGCCGCCGCTGCCGCCCTTGCCGAGCAGCAGCGCGCCGTTGGCTCCGGTGCCGCCTACGCCGCCCGTCCCACCGACACCGCCGGTGCCGGGGTCGCCGAAGCCGGCGCCGCCGTCGCTGCCGCCTTTGCCGCCGGCCCCGCCACTGCCGCCGCTGCCGGCGTTGCCGGCGTTGCCTCCGTTGCCGATCAGCAGCCCGCTGCGGCCGCCGTGGCCGCCAGCACCGCCATCGCCGCCGGCGCCACCAGTGCCGCCGGTGCCGCCTTGGGCCATGCCGGTGCCATCGGTACCGATTTGGGCGCCGCCGCCGTTGCCGCCGTTGCCGCCGTCGCCGGCGGGGCCACCGTTGCCGAACCAGCCCGCGTTGCCGCCGCTACCGCCGGCACCGCCGACCCCGCCGGACCCCCCGCTGTTGCCGTTGCGGACGGTGCCGCCGGCTGCTGCGGTGTTGCTGCCGCCGTCGCCGCCGCGCCCGCCGGCACCCGCGTCCCCGTAGAGCGATCCGGCATTGCCGCCAGCTCCGCCGTCGCCGCCAGCTCCGCCGACGGCCCCGGTTTCCCGTCCCGCCGTGTTCCCGCCGGTCCCGCCGGAACCGCCGTGACCTCCCGCACCGATCAGGCCCCGAGCACTGCCACCCGCTCCGCCGTTACCGGCCGCACCACCGGTGTGGTTGGTGCCGCCGCCCTTGTTGGCCCCACCGACCCCGCCGCCGCCGCCATTGCCGCCGTCGCCGGCCAGCAACCCGCCGGCACCGCCGGAGCCTCCGTTTCCGCCCGCGCCGCCGCTGCCCTGACCACCGGTTTGGTTGCCGCCGGCGCCTCCGGCCCCACCGTGACCACCCGCGCCGATCAGTCCGGCGTTGCCGCCCGCAGCGCCATGGCCGGCGGATCCCGCGACACCGGAGGCACTGTTCTGCCCTCCTGCGCCCCCGGCCCCGCCGGCCCCGCCGTTCCCGTACAGCCAACCGGCCGCGGCACCGACTCCGCCGGCACCGCCGGTGCCGGCGCCGCCGGTTCCGCCATTCACCCCGCCGGCTCCGCCCGCGCCGCCGGCGCCTCCGCTGCCCACCAGGAATCCGGCCGTCCCGCCGGCACCACCGGTTCCGCCGGTGCCCCCGGTCAGGCCAGGACCACCACTCGAGTTGGCGCCGCCGGTTCCGCCGGCTCCACCCGTGCCGCCGTCGCCGACCAGATACCCGCCGCCCCCGCCGGCACCCCCGGCGCCGCCGGTGCCGCCGCCGGTACCGGTCTGGTTGTTCTCCCCGCCGGTGCCGCCGGCCCCACCCGCGCCGCCGGTGCCGAACAGGCCGGCATGGCCCCCGGCACCGCCGGCACCACCTGCCGAGGTGGTTGCCGTGTTCTGTCCGGCCCCGCCGGTGCCGCCGGTTCCGCCGGACCCGCCGTTGCCATACAGCCACCCGCCATTGCCCCCGGCGCCGCCGGCGCCGCCGGCGCCTCCGTCGGTGGTGCCGTTGCCGTTCGCGCCGTTCGCTCCCGCCCCGCCGGCCCCGCCGGAGCCCCACAGCCAGGAGTTGCCGCCGGCTCCGCCGGCCCCGCCACTGGTGCCCAGGGCGGTGGCCGTACCACCGGCGCCGCCGATCCCACCGTTGCCATACAGCCACCCGCCATTGCCACCGGCCCCGCCGGCCGCGCCCGCGCCGCCACTGCCGCCGGCCCCGCCGTTGCCGATCAACCCCGCGGAACCGCCGGCACCACCGGCTGCCCCGGCCGTGGTCTGGGAAAAGCCGTTGCCGCCGTTGCCGTACAACAACCCACCTTCGCCGCCGTTCGGACTCGCCGCGGTCCCGTCGGCGCCATCACCGATCAGCGGGCGGCCCAACAACAACTGGGTCGGGGTGTTGATGATGTCCAGCACCGGCTGCAACGGCCCCGCGTTGAACGACTCCGCCAAGGCATACGAACTGCCCGCACCGGTCAACGCCTGCACGAACTGGGCATGGAACGCTGTCGCCTGCGCGCTGGCGGCCTGAAAGGCCGCGCCGTGCTGGCCGAACAGCGCCGAAATCGCGACCGACACCTCATCGGCGGCGGCCGCGGCAAGTTGGACCGTCGGAGCCGCCGCCGACGCGTTCGCGGCCTCGATGGCGAATTTGACAGCCGCCAAATCATTCGCGGCTGCGCTGATTGCCCCCGGATTTACAAAGGAAAAAGACATGCCCAGACTCCCTCGACGGAGGGAGCGTACCGCTGTTCCGGCAATGGATAATGCGTTTTCGTGGCGGGACTAATTCACGTTCTCGTCAGATAATTGCCGTGCCAATCGGGCGACGAATTCGCCAACCTGCGCCGGGCTGTCCAGTGCGAACAAAGCGGCGGTGGCACGATCACCATCGTCATTGTGCCGCACCAAAATTGGGATGCCATCGGAACGCACCGCGTCGAATGCGTCTTCGTCGGTGATGTCGTCGCCAAGATAGATGGGGACGAGCGTCCCCGATCCATCCCGCTGCATTTGATCGATCACCCAGCGCAACGTTTTTCCCTTGTCCCAGTCGACATCAGGGCGTAGCTCGATGACTTCGCGGCCCGTGGTCACCCGCAACTCGTCCCGCCGACCGGCGGCGCGCACCGCGGCGGACACCTCGCCGATCCGGTCGCGTGCCGCGTTGCGATAGTGCACGGCCACACCAAATCGCTTGTGTTCCACCACAACACCCGGGATCGACCCGAGCTGATCACGCAGCTCGGCGGCGGCCTGCTCGAGTATCGGGATGGCTTGCGCCGCCGCATCGTTCTGGTGGTGCGTGCCATCAGGTGCGGTCAGTTCGAACCCATGGCTGCCCGCATACCAAATGCCCGGCAGGCCCACCCGCTGTGACACATCGGCAAGATCGCGACCGCTGAGCACCGCGACCGGGCACCGAGCGGCCAATTGCT
Protein-coding regions in this window:
- a CDS encoding PE family protein; the encoded protein is MSFSFVNPGAISAAANDLAAVKFAIEAANASAAAPTVQLAAAAADEVSVAISALFGQHGAAFQAASAQATAFHAQFVQALTGAGSSYALAESFNAGPLQPVLDIINTPTQLLLGRPLIGDGADGTAASPNGGEGGLLYGNGGNGFSQTTAGAAGGAGGSAGLIGNGGAGGSGGAGAAGGAGGNGGWLYGNGGIGGAGGTATALGTSGGAGGAGGNSWLWGSGGAGGAGANGANGNGTTDGGAGGAGGAGGNGGWLYGNGGSGGTGGTGGAGQNTATTSAGGAGGAGGHAGLFGTGGAGGAGGTGGENNQTGTGGGTGGAGGAGGGGGYLVGDGGTGGAGGTGGANSSGGPGLTGGTGGTGGAGGTAGFLVGSGGAGGAGGAGGVNGGTGGAGTGGAGGVGAAAGWLYGNGGAGGAGGAGGQNSASGVAGSAGHGAAGGNAGLIGAGGHGGAGGAGGNQTGGQGSGGAGGNGGSGGAGGLLAGDGGNGGGGGVGGANKGGGTNHTGGAAGNGGAGGSARGLIGAGGHGGSGGTGGNTAGRETGAVGGAGGDGGAGGNAGSLYGDAGAGGRGGDGGSNTAAAGGTVRNGNSGGSGGVGGAGGSGGNAGWFGNGGPAGDGGNGGNGGGAQIGTDGTGMAQGGTGGTGGAGGDGGAGGHGGRSGLLIGNGGNAGNAGSGGSGGAGGKGGSDGGAGFGDPGTGGVGGTGGVGGTGANGALLLGKGGSGGAAGNGGSGGIGGTGFNATGSGNPGGTGGTGGQGGAAGTAGAPGTGTLGSGIAGSSGTGGTGGTGGTGGNGSQGVTAPDNTQTGGVGGLGGAGGQGGQGGSGNGGTNGSGGVGGTGGNGGQGGTGRADSGANDATAGGTGGQGGAAGTGGAAGTGGSGGSAGATGTGGTGGKGGTGGAGAQGATAANSGENGGTGGDGAAGGKGGQGGSSAGGINGKGGLGGSGGQGGKGGTGWASDGVDNATAGGTGGKGGAAGEGGLVGSGGTGGSDGANGKGGTGGTGGTGGAGHQGDDGSGDGGNGMNGTAGGNGGQGGAGGAGIGGSGGGTGGTGGTGGAGGAGGAGAAAVANPNGGNGGHGGAGGAGGAGGTATDGGTGGVGGTGGKGGTGGKGGATSVDPVAGQKLAGQGGDGGRGGVGGVGGDVIGGVGTNGTGGVGGGGGTGGGGGDALGIFDNLYSGGGGGGGAGGTGGDVGTGGTGGTGGQGGTGGGGGKGGHAHNGNPPSSEGFGGVGGGGGSGAAASGSTGGSGGAGGGGGGGAFATSNGSSKGEGVAGGGGGGGGAGSSSSAGGSGGAGGNTLATVSQTPIVSAAGTGGAGGGGGNNGVGGGGGGGSIANTDDGTGNGVAGTTGALGGAGGDGANNDTFGNDGGGGGGVGIGGTGGSGVNGVNDGRNGMTV
- a CDS encoding MaoC/PaaZ C-terminal domain-containing protein, which gives rise to MAIDPSAIGAVTEPMLFEWTDRDTLLYALGVGAGVDDLAFTTENSHGIPQQVLPTYAVICCPAFGAAGLIGSFNWALLLHGSQTVRLHAPLPPAGKLSVVSEVADLQDKGEGKNAIVVLHGRGTDPDSGKLIAETITTLVLRGEGGFGGEKGERPAAPEFPDREPDARIDLPTREDQALIYRLSGDRNPLHSDPWFAKELAGFPTPILHGLCTYGVSGRALVAELGGGQAANITSIAARFTKPVFPGETLSTLIWRTEPGKAVFRTEASGAQGQEARVVLDDGEVEYVAS
- a CDS encoding histidine phosphatase family protein → MAKRTLIWKTAAVLAATLIVGACGSGSPEARSITLTFIRNAQSQANADGIIDTAVPGPSLTEEGKGQAQQLAHQIKRNDFDSIYTSPAAADQQTAAPLASESGRQAQILDGLKPINAGWFNGEPESTASTTYMLAPASWVNGDVENSVPGSISGTKFNSEFASAVRQIYDSGHNKPVVIAQGTAIMVWTLMNAKNPKESLLTSHPLPNIGRVVITGSPATGWTLVEWDGVRSFS
- the otsB gene encoding trehalose-phosphatase, whose product is MHKLEPVTIDPRRHDAVLFDASLASKEALLRQLQDVGVGTATLSGETPVTAAAERLAVRAGRCAVVAVDAAGVKAARDAGFALVIGVDPGGQGDSLRQAGADAVLTDLNEILVRSGDRRMSELPDALQALGLADGLSTRSPAVFFDFDGTLSDIVEDPDAAVPAPGAAEALQQLAARCPVAVLSGRDLADVSQRVGLPGIWYAGSHGFELTAPDGTHHQNDAAAQAIPILEQAAAELRDQLGSIPGVVVEHKRFGVAVHYRNAARDRIGEVSAAVRAAGRRDELRVTTGREVIELRPDVDWDKGKTLRWVIDQMQRDGSGTLVPIYLGDDITDEDAFDAVRSDGIPILVRHNDDGDRATAALFALDSPAQVGEFVARLARQLSDENVN